A genomic window from Levilactobacillus yonginensis includes:
- a CDS encoding ABC-F family ATP-binding cassette domain-containing protein, which yields MSFADKKLYENASFTLNKGEHMGVVGQNGVGKSTLIKIITGQELPLTGSVKWQKKTHIGYLDQYADIPDGMQLIDFLHTAYADLYEMNDRMTAMYTEYAETMEDKLLERAGRIQEQLDARNFYDIETEIERVISGLGLDDIGRDHEVAKMSGGQRSKIILAKLLLENPDVILLDEPTNYLDVAHIAWLEDYLNNFDGAALIISHDYDFLQNVTNCIINVAFGAITKYRGNFKQAMRQRGEREKAQQREFDKQQVVIEKAERFIRKNKAGSKSTMAKSREKMLNRIDRVDPPSTNVQAHFDFPYQETGSQNALVVDQLSVGYERPLLKPVTFSVTTNQKVGLTGFNGVGKSTLIKSILGLIKAKGGEAHFSPSAKISYFSQDLVWDNNQQTPLQIIQAKYEKLPQKAIRTKLSKCGLDSANAMKPIGELSGGEQTKVKLAMMEFEPANFLIMDEPTNHLDDETKQALKQAILNFNGNAIIVSHEASFYTGLVDKILNVEKLSLKNSAEN from the coding sequence ATGAGTTTCGCCGACAAGAAGCTCTACGAAAACGCCAGTTTCACCTTAAACAAGGGTGAACACATGGGTGTTGTGGGGCAAAACGGTGTGGGAAAATCCACATTGATCAAGATTATTACGGGACAGGAGCTCCCATTGACTGGTTCAGTGAAATGGCAAAAGAAGACTCACATTGGGTACTTGGACCAATACGCTGACATTCCTGATGGCATGCAGCTGATTGATTTCCTCCATACAGCCTACGCTGACCTGTACGAAATGAATGACCGGATGACGGCCATGTACACGGAATATGCGGAAACTATGGAAGACAAGTTACTGGAGCGGGCCGGCCGGATTCAAGAACAGCTGGACGCCCGGAACTTCTACGATATTGAAACGGAAATTGAACGGGTCATTTCTGGACTAGGACTCGATGACATTGGCCGGGACCACGAAGTTGCTAAGATGTCTGGTGGGCAACGGTCCAAGATTATTTTGGCCAAGTTGTTGTTGGAAAATCCAGACGTGATTCTTTTGGACGAACCGACCAACTACCTTGACGTTGCCCACATTGCCTGGTTGGAAGACTATCTCAATAACTTTGATGGAGCAGCGTTGATCATCTCCCATGATTATGATTTCCTGCAAAACGTGACGAACTGTATTATCAACGTGGCGTTTGGGGCGATTACAAAATACCGGGGGAACTTCAAGCAGGCCATGCGACAACGGGGCGAACGCGAAAAGGCGCAACAGCGTGAGTTTGACAAGCAACAGGTCGTGATTGAAAAGGCCGAACGCTTTATTCGAAAGAACAAGGCCGGTTCGAAGTCGACCATGGCTAAGTCACGAGAAAAGATGCTGAACCGGATCGACCGAGTCGATCCACCTTCGACGAACGTTCAGGCCCATTTCGATTTCCCTTACCAGGAAACGGGTTCGCAAAACGCGTTGGTGGTTGACCAGCTTTCCGTTGGGTACGAGCGGCCACTGTTGAAACCCGTAACGTTTTCCGTGACGACTAACCAAAAGGTCGGTTTGACCGGGTTCAACGGGGTTGGTAAATCAACGTTGATCAAGTCAATTCTGGGGCTCATCAAGGCCAAGGGTGGAGAAGCACATTTCTCACCTTCTGCCAAGATCAGTTACTTCAGCCAGGACTTAGTTTGGGATAACAATCAACAGACCCCCTTACAAATTATCCAAGCCAAGTACGAAAAGTTGCCTCAAAAGGCAATTCGGACTAAGCTATCTAAGTGTGGGTTGGATTCGGCCAATGCCATGAAACCAATCGGGGAACTTTCCGGTGGGGAACAGACTAAGGTCAAGTTGGCCATGATGGAATTCGAACCCGCCAACTTCCTGATCATGGACGAACCGACGAACCATTTGGACGATGAAACCAAGCAGGCGCTGAAACAGGCTATCCTGAACTTTAACGGTAATGCTATCATCGTCAGCCATGAGGCTAGCTTCTACACTGGCCTAGTGGATAAGATTTTAAATGTAGAAAAGCTCAGTTTAAAAAATTCCGCTGAAAATTAG
- a CDS encoding APC family permease, giving the protein MAISRIFRRERLDNYLKSDQHFAKTMSAKDLMSLGIGAVIGTGIFILPGTIAAQYSGPGIVLSFLLAAIVCSTAAMCYAEFASVLPVAGSAYSYGNLVFGEIIGWILGWALILEYVLAVAAVANSFGAYFNSFLAGFHLSLPTAVTGPYDPAHGTYGNVVAILVVLFISWLLNRGMRESMRINNLIVFVKIAIIILFVIVGIFYVKPSNWQPFAPFGTKGILRGASTVFFAYLGFDVVSASAAEVKNPKKNMPIGIIGTLIVASVLYMLVAVVLTGMVHYTKLNVADPVAFALTLVHQNWTSGIISLGALAGMFTMMVTMIYSSSRLIYSIGRDGLLPKFLGKIDDQTGTPKNSLAVITIVIALLGGFVPLAQLTNLVNIGTLVAFLFVSFGIIRLRHLPNLPQNSGFKVPWYPVLPIISGLLCFGMMLQLPAETWIASTIWFALGLVIYFSYGLRHSRLNDQED; this is encoded by the coding sequence ATGGCTATTTCGCGAATTTTTCGGCGCGAACGCTTAGATAATTATTTAAAGAGTGACCAACACTTTGCCAAAACCATGTCAGCAAAGGATCTCATGTCACTCGGAATTGGGGCCGTCATCGGGACCGGGATTTTTATTCTCCCCGGCACGATTGCCGCCCAGTACAGTGGTCCCGGCATTGTTCTGTCATTTTTGCTGGCCGCTATCGTCTGTTCCACGGCAGCCATGTGCTACGCCGAGTTTGCCTCCGTTCTACCCGTTGCCGGTTCCGCCTATTCCTACGGGAACCTAGTCTTCGGCGAAATCATCGGCTGGATTCTCGGCTGGGCGCTGATCCTAGAATACGTCCTTGCCGTCGCGGCGGTCGCCAATTCCTTTGGTGCCTATTTTAATTCGTTTCTAGCCGGTTTCCATCTCAGCCTCCCCACGGCCGTCACCGGCCCCTACGACCCTGCACACGGGACATACGGAAACGTGGTTGCCATCTTAGTGGTACTCTTCATCAGCTGGCTGTTAAACCGCGGGATGCGTGAATCCATGCGGATCAATAACCTGATTGTTTTCGTTAAGATTGCCATCATCATTCTCTTCGTTATTGTCGGAATCTTCTATGTAAAGCCCAGCAACTGGCAACCCTTTGCCCCCTTCGGTACCAAAGGCATTCTACGGGGCGCCTCGACTGTCTTCTTTGCTTACCTCGGCTTTGACGTGGTTTCCGCCTCAGCTGCCGAAGTGAAGAACCCTAAGAAAAACATGCCAATTGGGATCATTGGGACCCTCATCGTGGCGTCTGTGCTCTACATGCTAGTCGCCGTGGTCCTCACCGGGATGGTCCACTACACCAAACTGAACGTGGCCGATCCAGTCGCATTTGCCCTGACCCTGGTTCATCAAAATTGGACTTCCGGCATCATCTCATTGGGGGCGCTCGCTGGGATGTTCACCATGATGGTCACGATGATCTACAGTTCTTCGCGTCTGATCTACTCGATTGGCCGAGACGGCTTGCTGCCCAAATTTCTCGGTAAGATCGACGACCAAACGGGGACGCCTAAGAACAGTCTGGCGGTCATCACCATCGTTATTGCCCTGCTGGGTGGCTTCGTACCCCTGGCCCAACTGACCAATCTGGTCAACATTGGTACTCTGGTGGCCTTTCTCTTCGTTTCCTTTGGGATCATTCGGTTGCGGCACCTGCCCAACCTACCCCAAAACTCCGGATTCAAAGTTCCTTGGTACCCCGTTCTACCAATCATTTCTGGCTTACTGTGTTTCGGCATGATGCTCCAATTACCCGCTGAGACCTGGATTGCCTCCACGATTTGGTTTGCTTTAGGACTCGTCATTTACTTCAGCTATGGTTTACGCCACAGTCGGCTCAATGACCAAGAAGATTAA
- a CDS encoding Xaa-Pro dipeptidyl-peptidase, whose protein sequence is MRNQQFAIRPTAPAQALDELHTIHFLDDTNQALSTPSQLLRDFYDRSWPEFTTDQRVTQQLHNLMATPDTDGADFLSQHDNVPITVFYNLALQRLGFTVDDDFDLADPLTAMAKIQLPVSDHQAANFTVAELKQAWYLLLTTHTKNGQSFLDHLTTHGYFAPFLHDASVTKPLIFNGKAQAVFDTTQLIREVVYVESPQDTDHDGQRDLLKAEILRPAETATGLKVPVLYTASPYNQGTNDEAGDQMMHDVNVPLTPQEPNHLTREDVLDEPAATPIPAPRPVTASTATATESFARESSYTLNDYFLARGFAVVYAAGIGTLDSDGVRTTGDPEETTSTIAIIEWLAGNRTAFTSREATQAIPAWWSNHAIAMTGRSYLGTLATAAATTGVAGLKTVISEAAISNWYDYYRDGGLVVAPGGFPGEDADVLAEETFSRQLQAGDYHRIQAKWQADLAAITSGQDRTTGSYNRFWDARNYLKNAKNIKADLLLVHGLNDWNVKPRNVNNLWNAVRDLPVTKKLILHQGQHIYINAFRSIDYTDIVNLWLTHELLDVDNQAETLLPNVIIQDNVQPETWHSYEDWDAPTNPVTTLNLHPEELVATTNAPLKAAVSFNDQLPDAQYQTYTHDVTSWQRDLLNDDSPLKGHRLRFKSAVLTKDQVLDGKPTITLEVAVNQPVGLLSFQLVDYGEAKRLGVSPTPLRVSLDEGFHWREDSLREFQTTAPTPWKMITKGHRNLQNRTNAYQIDELKPNQFYRLRVTLQPTHYRLLAGHQLGLVIYATDFGMTVRGNQDLQYSINLEHATLELPHLAE, encoded by the coding sequence ATGCGTAACCAACAATTTGCCATTCGGCCCACAGCACCCGCTCAGGCCCTCGACGAACTTCACACGATTCATTTTTTAGATGACACCAATCAGGCCCTCTCGACCCCTAGTCAACTTCTCAGGGACTTCTATGATCGTAGCTGGCCAGAATTTACCACCGACCAGCGGGTCACCCAACAGCTCCACAACCTAATGGCCACTCCCGACACGGACGGTGCTGACTTTTTAAGCCAGCACGACAACGTTCCCATCACCGTATTCTACAACTTAGCTCTGCAACGACTGGGATTTACCGTGGATGATGACTTTGACCTTGCTGACCCACTGACAGCTATGGCGAAAATCCAGCTGCCCGTCAGTGATCACCAGGCCGCTAATTTTACAGTGGCCGAACTGAAGCAAGCTTGGTACCTGCTTCTAACGACCCACACTAAAAATGGTCAGTCTTTCTTGGACCACCTGACGACTCACGGCTACTTTGCACCATTTCTACACGATGCTTCGGTCACTAAGCCACTGATTTTTAACGGTAAAGCGCAAGCTGTCTTCGACACGACGCAGCTCATTCGCGAAGTCGTATACGTTGAAAGCCCTCAGGACACGGATCATGACGGTCAACGAGACCTGCTAAAGGCCGAAATCTTGCGGCCGGCGGAAACTGCCACTGGTCTAAAAGTCCCTGTCCTCTACACGGCTAGTCCTTACAATCAAGGGACAAACGACGAGGCTGGTGACCAGATGATGCACGATGTCAACGTACCCCTGACACCGCAAGAACCCAACCATCTAACGCGTGAGGACGTGCTAGATGAACCAGCTGCGACCCCAATTCCCGCTCCCCGTCCCGTAACAGCCTCAACCGCCACGGCCACGGAGAGCTTTGCCCGGGAGAGTTCCTACACGTTAAACGACTACTTCTTAGCTCGCGGGTTCGCTGTGGTCTACGCTGCTGGAATTGGTACACTCGATTCTGACGGGGTCCGTACCACCGGAGACCCTGAAGAAACCACCTCCACCATTGCTATCATCGAATGGTTAGCGGGCAATCGAACCGCCTTTACCAGCAGAGAAGCCACCCAGGCGATCCCCGCATGGTGGAGCAATCACGCCATCGCCATGACCGGCCGTTCCTACCTGGGAACACTGGCCACGGCCGCCGCAACTACCGGAGTAGCCGGTCTGAAAACGGTCATCAGTGAAGCTGCCATTTCCAATTGGTACGACTATTACCGCGATGGTGGTTTGGTCGTTGCCCCCGGCGGTTTCCCTGGTGAGGATGCAGACGTCCTTGCCGAGGAAACATTCAGCCGTCAGTTGCAAGCCGGCGACTACCATCGCATTCAAGCCAAGTGGCAGGCTGACCTGGCTGCCATTACCAGTGGCCAAGACCGGACGACTGGCAGCTACAATCGCTTCTGGGACGCCCGCAACTACCTGAAGAACGCGAAGAATATCAAGGCTGATTTGTTACTGGTCCATGGCCTGAACGACTGGAACGTGAAACCCCGCAATGTGAACAACTTGTGGAACGCTGTTCGCGACTTGCCCGTTACCAAGAAACTGATTCTTCACCAGGGCCAACACATTTATATCAACGCCTTTCGCTCGATCGACTACACCGACATCGTCAACCTGTGGCTGACCCACGAGCTGCTGGACGTCGACAATCAGGCTGAAACATTGTTGCCAAACGTCATTATTCAAGACAACGTGCAACCCGAAACTTGGCACAGTTATGAAGACTGGGACGCGCCAACTAACCCCGTCACCACGTTGAACCTGCATCCAGAGGAATTGGTCGCCACGACCAACGCCCCCCTCAAGGCAGCGGTCAGCTTTAACGACCAATTGCCAGATGCACAGTATCAAACGTACACCCACGACGTTACCAGTTGGCAACGAGACCTGTTAAACGACGACTCCCCACTGAAGGGCCACCGGTTACGGTTCAAGTCGGCCGTCCTGACCAAGGATCAAGTCCTCGATGGAAAGCCAACCATCACCTTAGAGGTCGCCGTTAACCAACCCGTTGGTCTCCTGAGTTTTCAGCTGGTCGACTATGGCGAGGCTAAGCGGCTAGGCGTTTCACCCACCCCACTTCGCGTATCATTAGACGAAGGATTCCACTGGCGTGAAGATAGCCTGCGTGAATTTCAGACGACCGCCCCTACTCCCTGGAAGATGATTACCAAGGGCCACCGCAACCTACAAAATCGGACCAACGCCTACCAGATTGATGAGCTGAAACCGAACCAGTTCTATCGCTTACGGGTGACCCTGCAACCAACTCACTACCGGTTGTTAGCGGGTCACCAGTTAGGATTGGTCATCTACGCTACGGACTTTGGTATGACTGTGCGGGGAAACCAGGACCTGCAGTACTCCATCAACTTGGAACACGCAACGCTGGAATTACCCCATTTGGCTGAATAA
- a CDS encoding DUF6681 family protein: MLSFLDMVNHYLGYINVSVKIKNRIYVILGMLGDIYLFYIGIRYLQNGHPFWGLLILLIALALLYFEYLNTIYYFTDKKAPFDISPKIEKLLHIKPKEAELEDSKHHAMRGGRNIPANGYFDEKKILPGKLKSSAVETQNIQTLATRLQQNQLLAMDYSGLGEREIMEQTQKNGKPVYASGPGAMIPYFEMQSEGNQLVVYAGMNQAEKQRVGSVSTVGLQNVQDVRDQFELYLANATLVGGPFKVLGRTSLIEQPNDFQVAVQLAYKHSEDTTSTGDTTVSSRRQRYDEPSAATSNDDEPMTRTSRYHH, encoded by the coding sequence ATGTTAAGTTTTCTTGATATGGTCAACCATTACTTGGGCTACATCAACGTCAGCGTAAAGATCAAGAACCGCATCTACGTTATTTTGGGGATGTTGGGGGATATCTACCTGTTCTATATCGGGATTCGTTACCTTCAAAATGGTCACCCGTTCTGGGGACTGTTGATTCTGTTGATTGCGTTGGCCCTGTTATACTTTGAGTACTTGAACACCATCTACTATTTCACAGATAAAAAAGCGCCGTTTGATATTTCGCCTAAGATTGAAAAGCTTTTGCATATCAAACCCAAAGAGGCCGAGTTGGAAGATAGCAAGCATCACGCTATGCGTGGTGGGCGGAATATTCCGGCCAACGGCTACTTCGACGAAAAGAAGATTTTACCTGGTAAGTTAAAGTCTTCTGCTGTGGAAACACAAAATATCCAGACGTTGGCAACGCGCTTGCAACAGAATCAGTTATTAGCCATGGATTACTCTGGTTTAGGTGAACGTGAAATTATGGAACAGACGCAAAAGAACGGCAAACCCGTTTATGCGTCCGGTCCCGGTGCCATGATTCCTTACTTTGAGATGCAATCTGAAGGTAATCAACTGGTGGTCTATGCTGGGATGAACCAGGCTGAAAAGCAACGGGTTGGTTCAGTTAGCACGGTGGGACTACAAAATGTCCAAGATGTACGTGACCAGTTTGAACTGTACCTAGCCAACGCGACCTTGGTTGGTGGGCCGTTCAAGGTCTTGGGACGAACCTCTCTGATCGAGCAACCCAACGATTTTCAAGTGGCGGTACAATTGGCCTATAAGCACAGCGAGGATACCACATCGACTGGTGACACCACGGTGTCAAGTCGGCGGCAACGTTATGATGAACCGTCAGCGGCTACGTCGAATGACGATGAGCCTATGACACGGACATCGCGGTACCATCATTAA
- a CDS encoding guanylate kinase — protein MENKVIVITGATGTGKTTVQDYLVSHYPVTKIITHTTRPPRQGEVNGTDYYFETEESFPKNHYLESVVYSGYHYGSSREGITAGFKRAPFAAIVLDGKGAITYAQQLGEQAVILFLTVSDSAKLAHRLSKRGDDETMMAQRLASPEYHRDLTMPLALRGHAIQLNNDNWARTQIKLDELMAGLQRSEAADS, from the coding sequence ATGGAGAATAAGGTCATCGTGATTACCGGTGCAACTGGGACCGGTAAGACGACTGTCCAAGATTACTTGGTCAGTCACTATCCAGTTACCAAGATTATTACCCATACCACCCGGCCACCGCGTCAGGGCGAAGTCAATGGAACGGACTACTATTTTGAAACGGAAGAGAGTTTTCCCAAGAATCACTACCTGGAATCGGTGGTGTATTCGGGTTACCATTACGGATCCTCGCGGGAAGGTATCACGGCAGGGTTTAAACGGGCGCCGTTCGCGGCCATCGTTTTAGATGGCAAGGGCGCCATCACCTACGCGCAACAGCTGGGTGAACAAGCGGTGATCCTGTTCCTGACGGTCAGTGATTCGGCCAAGTTGGCGCACCGGCTCTCCAAGCGGGGAGATGATGAGACTATGATGGCGCAACGACTAGCTAGTCCGGAATACCATCGGGATCTGACCATGCCACTGGCACTGCGAGGCCACGCTATTCAGCTGAACAATGACAACTGGGCGCGGACCCAGATAAAGCTCGATGAACTGATGGCGGGGCTTCAGCGGTCTGAGGCAGCTGATAGTTGA
- a CDS encoding bis(5'-nucleosyl)-tetraphosphatase, which yields MITERASGAVVYRLENDQPQYLLLKSATSNFWGFPKGHVEGTESDIETAVREIREETSLEVAINPEFHADLDYEMKNGHHKHVVLYTALVPADVQIKRQVEEISEYGWFDFATAHDKLTFDNLKSLLSMANDYLTGDAQDGE from the coding sequence ATGATTACCGAAAGAGCCAGCGGTGCAGTGGTCTACCGTTTGGAAAACGACCAACCGCAATATTTATTATTAAAGAGTGCCACTAGTAACTTTTGGGGATTTCCCAAGGGCCATGTCGAAGGCACTGAGAGTGACATTGAAACGGCCGTTCGAGAGATTCGGGAAGAGACTAGTTTAGAGGTCGCCATCAATCCGGAGTTCCACGCGGACCTTGACTATGAAATGAAGAACGGCCATCACAAGCACGTGGTTCTCTACACGGCCCTGGTTCCAGCTGATGTTCAGATCAAGCGGCAGGTAGAAGAAATTAGTGAATACGGCTGGTTTGACTTTGCCACGGCCCATGATAAGTTGACTTTTGATAACTTGAAGAGCCTGTTATCAATGGCGAATGACTATCTGACGGGGGACGCGCAGGATGGAGAATAA
- a CDS encoding VOC family protein, with protein sequence MNIRNIDHLTLTVSDIERSVRWYHEVFDLPIIEFDDGRRGVKIGKQKINFQQSDEPHLPVAKHPTVGGADFAIIATDPLANILSHLTNYAVEIIDGPLPKQGALGNMTSIYVRDPDENLIEIGKYDK encoded by the coding sequence ATGAATATTCGTAACATTGATCACCTCACCCTCACCGTTAGTGATATCGAACGCTCCGTGCGTTGGTACCACGAAGTATTCGACCTCCCCATCATTGAATTTGATGACGGTCGGCGTGGGGTCAAAATCGGCAAACAAAAAATCAATTTCCAACAGAGCGACGAACCCCACTTGCCAGTCGCTAAGCATCCCACGGTTGGTGGTGCAGACTTTGCCATCATCGCCACAGATCCCCTGGCCAACATTTTGTCTCACTTGACCAACTATGCGGTGGAAATCATCGACGGTCCACTTCCTAAGCAAGGGGCCCTCGGCAACATGACATCCATCTACGTTCGCGACCCGGATGAAAACTTAATTGAAATCGGCAAATACGATAAATAA
- a CDS encoding L,D-transpeptidase — protein sequence MRRFRQLLVIVVLVIAAGVGISRIFHKATNTATVRTTQTAAKQPSAEAKTINWREPSEDKAYPNLKQHPNAWLDVDTGRQRVYVKDGSQVLYTMYCSTGTGKKNGTPHGTFAIQEERGKFFYNQSSGEGAKYWVSWKDHGIYLFHTVPTDANGNYIKSEAEELGKSAASHGCVRLSVADAKWVYNNVPTGMKVVVH from the coding sequence ATGAGACGATTTAGGCAGCTCCTCGTCATTGTCGTGTTAGTGATTGCGGCGGGTGTCGGCATCAGTCGCATCTTCCACAAGGCTACGAACACTGCCACGGTTCGCACCACGCAGACCGCGGCCAAACAGCCTAGCGCAGAAGCAAAAACAATTAACTGGCGTGAACCGTCAGAAGATAAGGCTTATCCCAATCTGAAACAGCATCCGAATGCCTGGCTGGATGTCGATACTGGCCGGCAGCGGGTGTACGTTAAGGATGGCAGTCAGGTGCTCTACACCATGTACTGTTCGACGGGAACCGGTAAGAAGAATGGCACGCCGCACGGAACTTTTGCAATTCAGGAGGAACGGGGCAAGTTCTTTTACAACCAGTCTTCTGGAGAAGGCGCCAAGTATTGGGTCTCCTGGAAGGATCATGGTATCTACCTGTTCCACACGGTACCAACGGACGCAAACGGAAATTATATTAAGAGTGAAGCTGAAGAATTAGGTAAGTCGGCTGCCTCACACGGTTGTGTGCGGTTGTCGGTTGCCGATGCAAAGTGGGTCTACAACAACGTTCCTACTGGAATGAAAGTTGTGGTGCACTAG
- a CDS encoding Fur family transcriptional regulator, giving the protein MAESLTDAVTILRNNKLKLTKQRHALLEFLLTNQGHYTDVVAVDAYMRTEFPGMSHNTVYRNLKEFEEVGIVEQNTEQERARVKYQCDFHHQHHHHFICQHCGKVIELQMCPMDFFTDQLPGAEITGHSFELYGLCAECKAAGVSDQDLVKN; this is encoded by the coding sequence ATGGCAGAATCTTTAACCGACGCTGTGACCATTTTGCGGAACAATAAATTGAAGCTGACCAAGCAACGGCACGCACTCTTAGAGTTTTTGCTGACCAACCAGGGCCACTACACGGATGTGGTGGCTGTGGATGCTTACATGCGGACGGAATTTCCGGGGATGAGTCATAACACGGTGTACCGCAATCTCAAGGAATTTGAGGAAGTCGGCATCGTTGAACAGAACACGGAACAGGAACGCGCGCGGGTCAAGTATCAGTGTGATTTCCATCACCAACATCATCACCACTTCATTTGTCAGCACTGTGGGAAGGTTATCGAGTTACAGATGTGCCCGATGGACTTTTTTACGGATCAATTACCTGGCGCTGAAATTACGGGGCACAGCTTTGAGTTGTATGGACTGTGTGCCGAATGCAAAGCGGCCGGTGTGAGTGACCAAGACTTAGTCAAAAATTAA
- a CDS encoding CPBP family intramembrane glutamic endopeptidase: MNTLTKMGRDLGDWLLRSLRWIGFIFIYLVDSLILDLATTHASQPNLANRLVGAMLIYSALLLAFLAWRYNKQLRANNPRGFGRTKLTSQRFWQLMGFFVLMMAIQRLWIVLTSLHILSSPANQTTINQQVMQFPFWNLAYAILFAPFVEEIIFRGIFLNYFFSKNTKLMNFLGVLVSGLIFGFMHANNISFTLLMYSALGWVLGIAYLHFKDVRYSTALHFLNNLMSLI; encoded by the coding sequence ATGAATACGTTAACGAAAATGGGGCGGGATCTGGGTGACTGGCTCTTACGCAGTCTGCGTTGGATCGGCTTCATCTTTATTTACCTGGTCGACAGCTTGATCTTAGACCTGGCCACCACGCACGCTAGTCAGCCCAACCTGGCCAACCGATTAGTTGGAGCCATGCTGATTTATTCGGCACTGCTACTAGCCTTTCTGGCCTGGCGATACAATAAACAGTTGCGCGCCAATAACCCCCGCGGTTTCGGTCGAACCAAATTGACGAGCCAGCGGTTCTGGCAACTCATGGGTTTCTTCGTCCTGATGATGGCCATTCAACGGCTTTGGATCGTACTGACCAGTCTCCACATTCTGAGTAGTCCCGCCAACCAAACCACTATCAATCAACAGGTCATGCAATTTCCATTTTGGAACCTGGCCTACGCTATTCTCTTCGCCCCGTTCGTCGAAGAAATTATTTTCCGCGGAATCTTCCTGAACTACTTTTTCAGTAAAAACACCAAGCTCATGAACTTCTTGGGCGTCCTGGTCTCGGGCCTCATTTTTGGATTCATGCACGCGAACAACATCTCGTTTACGTTGCTAATGTACTCCGCCCTCGGGTGGGTCCTAGGGATTGCGTACCTGCATTTCAAAGATGTTCGGTATAGTACCGCGCTGCATTTTCTCAACAATTTAATGTCGCTGATATAA
- a CDS encoding proline-specific peptidase family protein has protein sequence MKQGTTIITLDNGYHLWTNTQGTGDIHLLALHGGPGGNHEYWEDTAKQLAKQGLNVQVHMYDQLGSWYSDQPDFSDPETAKKYLTYDYFLDEVEEVRQKLGIDKFYLIGQSWGGALVQMYAAKYGQHLKGAIISSMVDNIDEYVESINHIRETALSADQVAYMKQVEADGNYDDPKYQSYVDILNDGYVDRKKPAAISHLISTMATDVYGAFQGDNEFVIKGKLKEWNFREHLKEIKVPTLLTFGEHETMPIATGKKMAELIPHSRFVTTPEGGHHHMIDNAPVYYDHLATFIRDVESDNFNA, from the coding sequence ATGAAACAAGGCACCACGATTATTACGTTAGACAACGGCTACCATCTCTGGACCAACACCCAAGGCACTGGTGATATTCACCTGCTGGCACTACACGGTGGCCCTGGTGGTAACCACGAATACTGGGAAGATACCGCGAAACAATTAGCTAAACAGGGCCTTAACGTTCAGGTCCACATGTACGACCAACTTGGCTCATGGTACTCAGACCAACCTGACTTCAGTGACCCTGAAACCGCTAAGAAGTACCTGACTTACGACTACTTCTTGGACGAAGTTGAAGAAGTTCGTCAAAAATTAGGTATCGACAAATTTTACCTGATTGGCCAATCATGGGGTGGCGCTTTAGTTCAAATGTACGCTGCCAAGTATGGTCAACATTTAAAGGGTGCCATCATTTCGTCCATGGTTGATAACATCGATGAATACGTTGAAAGCATCAACCACATTCGAGAAACCGCACTGTCTGCCGACCAAGTTGCTTACATGAAGCAAGTTGAAGCTGATGGCAACTACGACGATCCTAAGTATCAAAGTTACGTGGACATCTTAAACGATGGCTACGTGGACCGGAAGAAGCCCGCTGCCATTTCCCATTTGATCAGCACGATGGCTACCGACGTTTACGGTGCCTTCCAAGGGGACAACGAATTCGTCATCAAGGGTAAGCTGAAGGAATGGAACTTCCGTGAACACCTGAAGGAAATCAAGGTTCCTACCCTGTTGACCTTTGGTGAACACGAAACCATGCCAATCGCTACTGGTAAGAAGATGGCTGAACTCATTCCGCACTCACGTTTCGTGACGACGCCTGAGGGTGGTCACCATCACATGATCGACAATGCACCGGTTTACTACGACCATTTGGCGACGTTCATCCGCGACGTTGAATCTGATAATTTTAACGCTTAA